From Vibrio splendidus, a single genomic window includes:
- a CDS encoding YifB family Mg chelatase-like AAA ATPase, translating to MGLAIIHSRASVGVEAPEVTVEVHISNGMPGFTLVGLPETTVKESKDRVRSAIINSRFEFPSKRITVNLAPADLPKEGGRFDLPIALGILVASDQLPTSKIAQHEFIGELALSGELRSVKGVLPATLAADSVERCLVVPQHNGDQAALVGKGAHKSAQTLLEVCADMCGQAQLGLYRTEHHHVDVSDNRDLQDIIGQQQGKRALEIAAAGNHNLLFLGPPGTGKTMLASRLRDLLPEMSDDEAMETASVASLTQQEINQYNWKQRPFRSPHHSSSMAALVGGGSIPRPGEISLAHNGLLFLDEMPEFERKVLDSLREPLESGEIIISRVAGKTRFPARFQLVGALNPSPTGYYEGNQARANPQIILRYLNRLSGPLLDRFDMSLEIPLLPKGMLAEGGDRGETTQVVKQRVKQARQLMLSRNHKSNALLGSREIEKYCPLRREDAEFLETALHRLGLSIRAYHRIIKVARTIADLDGNEQIEKKHLSEALGYRAMDRLLKQLTAQAV from the coding sequence ATGGGACTCGCGATAATTCATAGCCGAGCTAGTGTGGGAGTAGAGGCACCAGAAGTGACGGTTGAAGTGCATATAAGCAACGGTATGCCTGGGTTTACATTGGTGGGGCTACCTGAAACGACGGTCAAGGAATCTAAAGATCGAGTCAGGAGTGCCATCATCAATTCTCGCTTTGAATTTCCATCGAAAAGGATCACGGTCAACCTCGCACCTGCTGATTTACCCAAGGAGGGAGGACGTTTCGATCTGCCAATCGCGCTTGGGATTTTGGTGGCGTCAGATCAACTTCCGACATCAAAAATAGCTCAACATGAATTTATCGGTGAGTTGGCATTGTCAGGAGAATTGCGCTCGGTAAAGGGCGTTCTGCCTGCGACGTTAGCCGCCGATAGTGTCGAACGATGCTTAGTGGTTCCACAGCACAATGGTGATCAGGCGGCCTTAGTCGGCAAAGGGGCCCATAAATCAGCGCAAACCTTGCTAGAGGTTTGTGCAGATATGTGTGGCCAGGCTCAGCTTGGTCTATATCGAACCGAGCATCATCATGTCGATGTGTCTGATAATCGTGACTTACAAGATATTATTGGCCAGCAGCAAGGTAAGCGAGCACTGGAGATCGCCGCAGCGGGCAACCATAACCTACTTTTTCTCGGCCCGCCTGGAACTGGGAAAACCATGTTGGCTTCTCGATTGCGCGATTTGTTGCCTGAAATGAGTGACGACGAGGCGATGGAAACCGCTTCGGTAGCCTCTTTAACGCAACAAGAGATCAATCAATACAACTGGAAACAACGACCTTTCCGTTCCCCACACCATTCGAGTTCGATGGCAGCATTGGTCGGTGGTGGCTCGATACCTCGCCCCGGTGAGATATCTTTGGCGCATAATGGCTTATTGTTTCTTGATGAGATGCCAGAGTTTGAGCGTAAGGTACTTGATTCACTGCGAGAGCCGCTAGAGTCGGGTGAAATCATTATCTCCCGTGTCGCGGGTAAGACGCGTTTTCCGGCGCGCTTTCAATTGGTGGGTGCGCTTAACCCAAGCCCAACAGGATATTACGAGGGCAATCAAGCTCGAGCGAACCCGCAAATTATCCTGCGTTACCTCAACCGCTTATCTGGGCCATTGTTGGATAGATTCGATATGTCATTGGAGATCCCTCTATTGCCCAAAGGGATGTTAGCCGAAGGAGGCGATCGTGGAGAAACCACTCAAGTCGTGAAGCAACGAGTTAAACAAGCGCGTCAGTTGATGTTATCTCGAAACCATAAGTCGAACGCACTGTTAGGTAGTCGAGAAATTGAAAAGTATTGCCCATTGCGACGTGAAGATGCGGAGTTTCTCGAGACCGCACTACATCGATTGGGTTTATCGATCCGTGCCTATCATCGCATTATTAAGGTAGCGCGAACCATTGCAGACCTTGACGGTAATGAGCAGATTGAAAAGAAGCACTTATCAGAGGCACTTGGCTACCGAGCGATGGATCGACTGTTGAAACAACTCACGGCTCAAGCGGTGTAG
- a CDS encoding DUF2860 domain-containing protein produces MKIKITLLALSVVTSPAFAKLADEQGFSGEISINTGVTSSSSNFNTDADSTLSSNKQKASSESSFLVAPLGSVAYTFGEKLNHQVYTGTARDDVATGTVVLEVGYKYQLESGMTIDASLLPTIMSGETWANPYTEDVARSKTDETGNAFRLKLSSIAGSAFSLDMAYATKDVKDDRVEEALQRDAETFYLKGQYRVPLSRTMMLIPSIIYQTRDADGNAESYDQFGGEVSLFGGMGRHQYALTAGYNQRSYDASNPIYDKKRSDDNINLFAAYEYDRFMDWENWSFVSLAGYGTSDSNITFYDESQYIVSVGLNYKF; encoded by the coding sequence ATGAAAATAAAAATCACACTTCTCGCATTAAGCGTTGTTACTTCGCCAGCCTTTGCCAAACTTGCAGACGAACAAGGTTTCAGTGGTGAAATCTCTATCAATACCGGGGTAACCTCTTCCTCCTCAAATTTTAATACCGATGCTGATAGCACCCTCTCGTCAAATAAACAGAAAGCCTCATCTGAAAGCTCATTTCTTGTCGCACCATTAGGCAGTGTCGCTTACACCTTTGGTGAGAAGCTAAATCACCAGGTGTACACAGGTACCGCTCGTGATGATGTGGCAACCGGTACTGTAGTGCTGGAGGTTGGCTATAAATACCAACTAGAGTCAGGCATGACCATCGACGCGTCACTCCTGCCAACCATTATGTCAGGTGAAACTTGGGCGAATCCATACACAGAAGACGTTGCTCGAAGCAAAACCGATGAAACCGGCAATGCCTTTCGTTTGAAATTAAGTAGCATCGCAGGTTCTGCATTCTCGCTAGACATGGCCTACGCGACTAAAGATGTGAAAGATGATCGAGTTGAAGAAGCTCTACAGCGTGATGCCGAAACTTTCTACCTGAAAGGCCAATACCGCGTTCCATTGAGCCGCACCATGATGCTTATCCCATCGATCATTTATCAAACAAGAGATGCCGACGGCAACGCTGAGTCTTACGACCAATTTGGTGGTGAAGTGAGTTTATTTGGTGGCATGGGTCGCCATCAATATGCACTAACGGCGGGCTACAACCAACGTTCTTACGATGCAAGTAACCCGATCTACGATAAGAAACGCAGTGATGACAACATCAACCTGTTTGCCGCGTATGAATATGACCGATTTATGGATTGGGAAAACTGGTCGTTTGTTTCTCTTGCGGGCTATGGCACCAGCGACTCGAATATAACCTTCTACGATGAATCGCAATACATCGTCTCAGTCGGCCTGAACTACAAGTTCTAG
- a CDS encoding thiol:disulfide interchange protein DsbA/DsbL, whose amino-acid sequence MKKLFAFFSLIMLSLSAHAAKFNEGEHYKVLDLEASKKPMVTEFFSFYCPHCNSFEPIIQQLKQQLPKDAKLQKNHVSFMGGNMGLPMSKAYATMIALKIEDKMVPVMFNRIHTMNKPPRDEAELRQIFLDEGVDAKKFDAAYNGFAVDSMVRRFDKAFKDSGLSGVPAVVVNNRYLIDAQGINSLDEYFELVNFLLKK is encoded by the coding sequence ATGAAAAAGCTATTCGCATTTTTCTCATTGATCATGTTGAGCCTTTCAGCTCACGCTGCGAAATTTAACGAAGGTGAACACTACAAAGTTCTCGATCTAGAAGCATCAAAAAAGCCAATGGTGACAGAGTTCTTCTCTTTTTACTGCCCACACTGTAATAGCTTTGAGCCAATCATCCAGCAGCTAAAACAACAGCTACCTAAAGACGCTAAGCTACAGAAGAACCATGTTTCATTCATGGGTGGCAACATGGGCCTGCCAATGAGCAAAGCTTACGCGACCATGATTGCACTGAAAATTGAAGATAAAATGGTGCCAGTGATGTTTAACCGCATCCACACCATGAACAAGCCACCACGCGATGAAGCAGAACTGCGTCAAATCTTCCTAGACGAAGGCGTTGATGCTAAGAAATTCGATGCGGCATACAACGGCTTTGCAGTAGATTCGATGGTTCGTCGTTTCGACAAAGCATTCAAAGACAGCGGCTTGTCAGGCGTTCCAGCTGTTGTAGTAAACAACCGCTACCTGATTGACGCTCAAGGTATTAACTCTCTCGATGAGTACTTCGAGCTGGTTAACTTCTTGTTAAAGAAGTAA
- a CDS encoding serine/threonine protein kinase — MTMQAFNFDNLTPDFMWYALESIGVRAESGLLALNSYENRVYQFTDEDRKRYVVKFYRPQRWNTAQIQEEHDFALELIEQELPIAPPMRINGATLHEYQGYLFALFESVGGRQYEVDNLDQLEGVGRFLGRIHKASAGRTFQHRPTISLDEYLYQPRKILENSQFIPTHLENAFFNDVDLLIKELESQWPSNIDNIRLHGDCHPGNILWRDGPMFVDLDDARNGPAVQDLWMLLNGERQDKMMQLDILLESYQEFCDFNTAQLKLIEPLRGLRMVHYMAWLAKRWHDPAFPLAFPWFNDPKYWEQQVLACKEQIATLQEPPLSLMPQW; from the coding sequence ATGACGATGCAAGCCTTTAACTTTGATAACCTGACTCCTGACTTCATGTGGTACGCACTGGAGAGCATTGGAGTTCGTGCTGAATCCGGGCTTCTCGCTCTCAACAGCTACGAAAACCGGGTGTATCAATTCACCGATGAAGACCGTAAACGCTACGTCGTTAAGTTTTATCGTCCGCAGCGTTGGAACACTGCACAGATCCAAGAAGAGCACGACTTCGCGTTAGAGCTGATCGAACAAGAGTTACCGATTGCTCCACCTATGCGAATCAACGGCGCAACCTTGCATGAATATCAAGGCTATCTATTTGCACTGTTTGAAAGCGTCGGTGGCAGGCAATATGAAGTCGACAATCTAGATCAATTGGAAGGCGTTGGACGCTTCCTTGGGCGTATTCATAAAGCCAGTGCTGGAAGAACATTTCAGCATCGCCCGACCATCAGCTTAGATGAATACCTTTATCAGCCACGTAAGATTCTAGAGAACTCTCAGTTTATCCCAACGCACCTAGAGAACGCGTTCTTCAATGACGTCGACCTTCTGATCAAAGAGCTAGAGAGCCAGTGGCCAAGTAACATTGACAACATTCGTCTCCATGGCGACTGCCACCCGGGCAATATCTTGTGGCGCGACGGGCCAATGTTCGTCGATCTTGATGACGCGCGTAATGGTCCTGCTGTTCAAGATCTGTGGATGCTGCTTAACGGCGAACGACAAGATAAAATGATGCAACTGGATATTCTGCTAGAGAGTTATCAAGAGTTTTGCGATTTTAATACCGCGCAACTGAAACTAATCGAACCTCTGCGCGGTCTACGTATGGTGCATTACATGGCATGGTTGGCGAAACGATGGCACGATCCGGCGTTTCCTTTGGCCTTCCCGTGGTTTAATGATCCGAAATATTGGGAGCAACAAGTACTTGCTTGTAAAGAGCAAATTGCTACCCTGCAAGAGCCACCACTTTCGTTAATGCCTCAGTGGTAA
- the ccoG gene encoding cytochrome c oxidase accessory protein CcoG: MSQDKIDIKDVTPKTFNPKTHKGNGDRFNPSNRIYVRESKGKFQQLRRYGGWFLLLLFALIPWIPFGERQAILLDIGSQQFNFFGTTLYPQDLTLLAILFMIAAFGLFFITTFLGRVWCGYLCPQTVWTFMYIWFEEKLEGAANKRRKQDSGKLTSNLILRKTIKHIAWWAIAIATGLTFVGYFIPIKELVVGFFTFNSTFWPVFWVLFFAGCTYANAGWMRSIVCLHMCPYARFQSAMFDKDTFIVGYDAERGESRGPRSRKADPKELGLGDCIDCNLCVQVCPTGIDIRDGLQYECINCGACIDACDNTMERMGYDKSLINYTTEHRLDGHTTKVMRPKLLGYGAILIVMLGLFFAQIASVDPAGLSVLRDRNQLFRINSQGLVENTYNLKVINKTQQEQEYKLDVSGLPDSIWYGKQTITVDPGEVLNLPISLGVDPEKLSSPVSTIQFILSDNEEFTMEVESRFIKKL; encoded by the coding sequence ATGAGTCAGGATAAAATCGACATCAAAGATGTGACTCCTAAAACCTTTAACCCAAAAACACATAAAGGTAATGGAGATCGATTTAACCCAAGTAACCGAATCTATGTTCGAGAAAGCAAAGGTAAATTCCAACAACTTCGTCGTTACGGCGGTTGGTTCTTACTTTTACTTTTTGCGCTTATCCCATGGATTCCATTTGGTGAACGACAAGCGATCTTGCTCGATATCGGTAGCCAGCAGTTCAACTTCTTTGGCACCACGTTATACCCACAAGATCTGACCCTACTCGCCATCCTGTTTATGATTGCTGCGTTTGGCTTATTCTTCATAACCACCTTCTTAGGGCGAGTCTGGTGTGGTTATTTATGCCCGCAAACCGTCTGGACCTTCATGTACATCTGGTTCGAAGAGAAGCTGGAAGGTGCTGCCAATAAGCGAAGAAAACAAGACTCGGGCAAACTGACGAGCAATTTAATTCTCAGAAAAACCATCAAACACATCGCGTGGTGGGCAATTGCGATTGCGACGGGCTTAACCTTTGTCGGTTATTTCATCCCAATCAAGGAGCTGGTGGTTGGCTTCTTTACCTTTAACTCGACTTTCTGGCCGGTGTTTTGGGTATTGTTCTTTGCTGGGTGTACTTATGCGAATGCCGGATGGATGCGTTCTATTGTTTGTCTGCACATGTGTCCTTACGCGCGTTTCCAATCGGCAATGTTCGATAAAGATACCTTCATCGTGGGTTACGACGCTGAACGAGGTGAAAGCCGCGGCCCTCGCTCTCGTAAAGCCGATCCAAAAGAACTTGGTCTAGGCGACTGTATTGACTGTAATTTATGTGTTCAAGTGTGCCCAACGGGTATCGATATCCGTGACGGCCTACAATACGAATGTATTAACTGTGGCGCGTGTATTGATGCCTGCGACAACACAATGGAACGTATGGGTTATGACAAAAGCCTAATCAACTACACCACAGAACACAGGCTCGATGGTCACACAACCAAGGTGATGCGTCCCAAGCTGCTAGGTTATGGCGCTATATTGATCGTCATGCTGGGTTTGTTCTTCGCACAGATAGCGAGTGTTGATCCTGCAGGCTTAAGCGTTCTACGAGATAGAAACCAGCTATTTAGAATCAATAGCCAAGGGCTTGTCGAAAATACTTACAACTTGAAAGTCATCAACAAAACTCAGCAAGAGCAAGAGTACAAGCTTGATGTCAGCGGGCTACCAGATTCTATCTGGTACGGTAAACAAACGATCACCGTAGACCCGGGTGAGGTTTTAAACCTTCCTATCAGCTTAGGCGTCGATCCAGAAAAACTGAGCTCACCAGTTTCGACAATTCAGTTTATACTCTCGGATAATGAAGAGTTTACGATGGAAGTCGAAAGCCGCTTTATCAAGAAGCTCTGA
- a CDS encoding YihD family protein, protein MKCHRIEELLELMEPEWQKDQELNLLEFIIKLSNEAGYQGKLEELTDDVLIYHLKMRNSEKDEMIPGLKKDQEDDFKTAILKARGLL, encoded by the coding sequence ATGAAGTGTCACCGCATTGAGGAACTGCTTGAACTGATGGAGCCTGAGTGGCAGAAAGATCAAGAGCTTAACCTATTAGAGTTCATCATTAAGCTATCAAACGAAGCAGGCTACCAAGGCAAGCTAGAAGAGCTGACTGACGATGTTCTTATCTACCATCTAAAAATGCGTAACAGCGAAAAAGATGAAATGATCCCAGGTCTTAAAAAAGACCAAGAAGATGATTTCAAAACGGCCATTCTAAAAGCGCGTGGCCTTCTTTAA
- a CDS encoding sporulation protein, giving the protein MSFLKKTLASFGIGSAKVDSVLQQEVLYPGKKASIIVHVYGGAQPQEIDNIDLNLCCRYVKEVTMNSQRQEGGHKRRMHQTYSLAKWSLPYAFVIQPGETRDFECEFDVPLNTPVTIGDSKVWLETGLDIAMAIDPSDKDTLTVRPDALLDGIFNELEAQGLRIRQVECEAVEGFELPFVQEFEFVPTTGPYHGRWRELEVVAHRGETELKLWFEIDRNRDGAKGMLASLLGIGQLQRQLSVPLDTSPEDAGKMVVEYLESAS; this is encoded by the coding sequence ATGTCGTTCTTAAAGAAAACGTTAGCTAGTTTTGGTATTGGATCTGCCAAGGTGGATTCTGTATTGCAACAGGAAGTGCTTTACCCAGGCAAGAAGGCGAGCATTATTGTGCATGTCTATGGTGGCGCTCAGCCACAAGAAATCGACAACATTGATCTCAACTTGTGCTGTCGTTACGTCAAAGAAGTCACCATGAACTCGCAAAGGCAAGAGGGCGGTCATAAACGCCGAATGCATCAGACGTACTCGTTGGCTAAATGGAGCCTGCCGTATGCCTTTGTGATTCAGCCGGGAGAAACCCGTGACTTTGAATGTGAGTTTGATGTACCGCTGAATACACCAGTCACGATTGGTGATTCAAAGGTGTGGCTGGAAACCGGGTTGGACATTGCGATGGCAATTGACCCATCGGATAAAGACACCTTAACGGTTCGTCCTGATGCACTCCTCGATGGCATCTTTAACGAACTTGAAGCTCAAGGGCTACGCATTCGCCAAGTCGAGTGTGAGGCGGTGGAAGGTTTCGAGTTACCGTTTGTGCAAGAGTTCGAATTTGTTCCGACGACTGGCCCTTATCATGGTCGCTGGCGTGAGCTTGAGGTTGTTGCTCATCGTGGTGAGACAGAACTTAAGTTGTGGTTTGAGATAGACCGCAATCGCGATGGCGCAAAAGGCATGTTGGCGAGCTTGCTGGGAATTGGTCAACTACAGCGTCAATTGAGTGTCCCGCTTGATACCTCACCAGAAGACGCCGGTAAGATGGTGGTCGAGTATTTAGAAAGCGCATCTTAG
- the trhA gene encoding PAQR family membrane homeostasis protein TrhA, translating to MSASSASEYSDIEERANAITHGLGVVLGVVGLILLLIRAFDYQADMLTVASMAVYGSSIILLFLASTLYHSITTEKTKRLLKTLDHCAIYLLIAGSYTPFLLVGLRTPLAMGLMAVIWGIALVGIIMKIAFVYRFKRLSLFIYLAMGWLSLIVVYQLAMNIDIGGLVLLAVGGVIYSLGVIFYVAKRIPYNHAIWHLFVLAGCACHFFAIYLFVTPV from the coding sequence ATGTCTGCATCATCAGCCAGCGAATACAGTGACATCGAAGAGCGCGCTAATGCGATAACCCATGGTTTGGGCGTCGTACTTGGCGTAGTGGGCCTGATCCTGTTACTGATTCGTGCGTTTGATTACCAAGCTGACATGCTAACGGTTGCCAGTATGGCGGTGTATGGCAGCAGTATTATTCTGCTCTTTCTTGCTTCCACGTTGTACCACTCGATCACCACTGAGAAAACCAAGCGCTTACTCAAAACGCTCGATCACTGTGCGATTTATTTGCTGATTGCGGGCAGTTACACGCCGTTTCTTTTGGTGGGCTTAAGAACCCCATTAGCGATGGGCTTGATGGCGGTGATCTGGGGAATTGCGCTGGTGGGCATCATCATGAAGATTGCTTTCGTATACCGATTCAAGCGCTTATCGCTGTTCATTTACTTAGCGATGGGTTGGCTATCTTTGATTGTGGTTTATCAATTAGCGATGAACATCGATATAGGTGGTTTGGTGTTACTGGCGGTTGGCGGGGTGATTTACTCGCTGGGTGTGATTTTCTATGTGGCAAAACGCATCCCTTATAACCATGCCATCTGGCACCTGTTTGTGTTGGCGGGCTGCGCTTGCCATTTCTTCGCTATCTACCTGTTTGTGACACCGGTTTAG
- a CDS encoding DUF3157 family protein translates to MKSYLLIASALLSSSAFAGQMVTLQDGKQILLKDDFTWQYVAQKQTATTSEIVVPVVAAPVVAVPIATNVRGTTIIVDSKKPSLQLSQSGVDVVLGASRYEDGELIIPTAITNQGTQAVILVSLKLGVYSPSGELLEEKTVAVWKSIKRMADTYLRPKTDAEGTSLNLAVDQYPEYQIKAEIVEVLAR, encoded by the coding sequence ATGAAATCATACCTACTTATCGCAAGCGCACTGCTTAGCAGCTCTGCATTCGCCGGCCAAATGGTGACTCTGCAAGATGGTAAACAGATACTTCTAAAAGATGACTTTACGTGGCAATACGTGGCACAGAAACAAACGGCAACAACATCAGAAATCGTAGTCCCTGTTGTAGCAGCGCCGGTTGTAGCTGTCCCAATCGCGACTAATGTGCGTGGTACGACGATTATCGTTGATAGCAAGAAGCCAAGCTTACAGCTGTCTCAATCAGGAGTGGATGTTGTACTAGGTGCAAGTCGCTATGAAGACGGCGAGCTGATCATCCCTACGGCTATTACTAACCAAGGTACGCAGGCTGTCATCTTAGTGTCTTTGAAGTTAGGTGTATATTCACCAAGTGGTGAGTTATTAGAAGAGAAAACAGTAGCGGTTTGGAAATCGATAAAGCGTATGGCAGATACCTACCTTCGACCAAAAACCGATGCCGAAGGTACGTCGCTTAACCTAGCTGTTGATCAATACCCAGAATATCAAATCAAAGCTGAAATCGTTGAAGTGCTGGCTCGCTAA
- a CDS encoding TrkH family potassium uptake protein: MVNFRPILLVIGLVLSKLALFMYIPTLVAFFTGTGGFLEFGQSVVITHIVAFICLSLGRSAKFRLGVRDMFLITSLVWTIASAFAALPFVFINHISFTDAYFETMSGITTTGSTVLSGLDSMAPSILLWRSILQWLGGIGFIVMAVAVLPMLNVGGMRLFQTESSDWSDKSSPRAKTVAKNIVAVYLVLTGLCIISYLFAGMGIFDAINHAFTTLSTGGYSTSDGSMNHFSNSAHWVGTLFMFLGGLPFLLFVSALRGRKLSILYKDAQVRGFTYLFLVTSAVISTWLVVRDGYTVMDAMRVSMFNIVSVVTTTGFGLEDFTAWGALPTTLFAFLMMAGACSGSTSGGIKIFRFQIAMTMLHKQMMKLIHPSGVFVQRYNQRPVNDDIVRSLVAFGLMFFITIILIAGGLSAMGLDPVTSISGAITAVANVGPGMGNVIGPTGNFAPLPDAAKWLLSLGMLMGRLEILTLIVLFFPAFWRR, from the coding sequence ATGGTCAACTTTCGTCCGATATTATTAGTGATAGGGTTAGTGTTATCAAAACTCGCCCTTTTCATGTACATCCCCACATTGGTTGCCTTTTTTACTGGCACCGGTGGCTTCCTCGAGTTTGGTCAATCAGTAGTGATCACGCACATTGTGGCGTTCATCTGCTTGAGCTTGGGCCGCTCCGCTAAGTTCCGACTTGGGGTGCGGGACATGTTCCTTATCACCTCTTTGGTTTGGACAATTGCCAGCGCCTTTGCCGCCCTGCCATTTGTCTTCATTAACCACATCAGCTTCACTGACGCCTACTTCGAAACCATGTCAGGTATCACCACGACAGGCTCAACCGTATTAAGCGGCTTAGATAGCATGGCACCAAGCATTCTGTTGTGGCGTTCTATACTGCAATGGTTAGGCGGCATCGGCTTTATCGTGATGGCGGTAGCAGTTCTACCAATGCTCAACGTTGGTGGTATGCGCCTGTTCCAAACCGAATCATCCGATTGGTCAGATAAAAGCAGCCCACGAGCAAAAACCGTCGCGAAGAACATCGTAGCGGTTTATCTGGTTCTGACTGGTTTATGCATCATTAGCTATTTGTTTGCAGGCATGGGTATCTTTGACGCGATCAATCACGCGTTCACAACACTGTCGACGGGGGGTTACTCAACCTCAGATGGATCGATGAACCACTTCTCCAACAGTGCTCACTGGGTGGGAACACTGTTCATGTTCCTTGGTGGACTGCCGTTCTTACTGTTTGTTAGCGCACTGCGAGGCCGAAAACTCTCAATCCTCTACAAAGACGCGCAAGTGAGAGGTTTTACATACCTGTTCTTGGTCACCAGCGCCGTAATATCAACATGGTTGGTGGTTAGAGATGGCTACACTGTTATGGATGCGATGCGTGTTTCGATGTTCAACATCGTATCAGTCGTCACCACAACCGGTTTTGGCTTAGAAGACTTCACCGCGTGGGGGGCACTGCCAACGACCTTGTTTGCATTCCTAATGATGGCGGGAGCTTGCTCGGGTTCAACCTCTGGCGGTATTAAAATATTCCGTTTCCAGATCGCGATGACCATGCTCCACAAACAAATGATGAAGCTAATTCACCCATCGGGCGTGTTTGTTCAACGCTACAATCAGCGACCTGTGAATGACGATATTGTGCGTTCACTCGTGGCATTTGGTTTGATGTTCTTTATCACGATTATCTTAATTGCAGGCGGCTTGAGCGCGATGGGGCTTGATCCTGTGACCAGTATATCTGGCGCTATCACAGCCGTTGCCAACGTGGGCCCAGGCATGGGTAACGTGATCGGTCCAACGGGTAACTTTGCTCCATTACCAGACGCTGCTAAATGGCTATTAAGTTTAGGTATGTTGATGGGCCGACTTGAGATACTGACGCTAATTGTTCTATTTTTCCCTGCCTTTTGGCGACGCTAA
- the trkA gene encoding Trk system potassium transporter TrkA, whose product MKIIILGAGQVGGTLAENLVGENNDITIVDRNADRLRELQDKYDLRVVNGYASHPNTLREAGAQDADMLVAVTNMDETNMAACQVAFSLFNTPNRIARIRSPQYLEEKEALFKSGAIPVDHLIAPEELVTSYIERLIQYPGALQVVSFAEQKVSLVAVKAYYGGPLVGNALSALREHMPHIDTRVAAIFRQGRPIRPQGTTIIEADDEVFFVAASNHIRSVMSELQRLEKPYRRIMIVGGGNIGASLAKRLEQSYSIKLIERSYTRAEKLSEELENTIVFCGDAADQELLTEENIDQVDVFIALTNEDETNIMSAMLAKRMGAKKVMVLIQRGAYVDLVQGGVIDIAISPQQATISALLTHVRRADIVNVSSLRRGAAEAIEAIAHGDETTSKVVGRAIGDIKLPPGTTIGAIVRGEEVLIAHDRTVIEQDDHVVMFLVDKKYVPDVESLFQPSPFFL is encoded by the coding sequence ATGAAGATCATTATTCTAGGTGCTGGACAAGTTGGCGGTACCCTTGCTGAAAACCTAGTGGGTGAAAACAATGACATCACGATCGTCGACCGTAATGCCGACCGACTTCGTGAACTTCAGGACAAATACGACCTTAGGGTTGTAAACGGTTATGCCAGCCACCCGAACACACTACGTGAAGCGGGCGCGCAAGATGCCGACATGTTGGTTGCCGTAACCAACATGGATGAAACCAACATGGCCGCATGTCAGGTTGCCTTCTCTCTGTTTAATACGCCAAACCGAATTGCCCGAATCCGCTCTCCACAGTATTTAGAAGAGAAAGAAGCACTCTTCAAATCAGGGGCGATTCCGGTTGATCATTTAATTGCCCCAGAAGAACTCGTCACCAGCTACATCGAGCGCCTGATTCAATACCCAGGTGCACTGCAGGTTGTGAGTTTTGCTGAACAGAAAGTTAGCCTAGTAGCAGTAAAAGCTTATTACGGCGGCCCATTGGTTGGTAACGCACTGTCTGCTTTGCGTGAGCACATGCCACACATCGATACTCGTGTTGCGGCTATCTTCCGTCAAGGTCGCCCAATTCGCCCACAAGGCACGACCATCATTGAAGCCGATGATGAGGTTTTCTTTGTGGCAGCGAGTAACCATATCCGCTCAGTAATGAGTGAACTGCAACGCCTAGAGAAGCCGTACCGCCGCATCATGATTGTTGGCGGTGGTAACATTGGTGCAAGCTTGGCAAAACGCCTTGAGCAGAGCTACAGCATCAAGCTTATCGAGCGCAGCTACACTCGCGCCGAGAAGCTATCTGAAGAATTAGAAAACACCATCGTATTCTGTGGCGATGCAGCCGACCAAGAGCTGCTAACCGAAGAGAACATTGATCAAGTTGATGTGTTCATCGCTCTAACCAACGAAGATGAAACCAACATCATGTCAGCGATGCTGGCGAAGCGAATGGGTGCCAAGAAGGTAATGGTGCTGATTCAGCGTGGCGCTTATGTCGACCTTGTTCAAGGTGGCGTGATTGATATTGCGATCTCTCCACAGCAAGCGACCATTTCTGCTCTGCTTACTCACGTTCGTCGTGCTGATATCGTAAACGTATCATCTCTACGTCGCGGCGCTGCAGAGGCGATCGAAGCGATTGCTCACGGTGACGAAACCACCTCTAAGGTTGTTGGCCGAGCGATTGGCGACATCAAACTGCCACCGGGCACCACCATTGGTGCAATTGTTCGCGGAGAAGAAGTACTTATCGCGCACGATAGAACCGTAATCGAACAAGATGACCACGTAGTGATGTTCCTAGTGGACAAGAAATACGTACCTGATGTTGAGTCTCTATTCCAACCGAGCCCGTTCTTCTTATAG